From the genome of Thermococcus chitonophagus, one region includes:
- a CDS encoding gamma-glutamylcyclotransferase family protein yields the protein MPLIAVYGSLRRRKCLHDHYMKSATFLGKDWIEGFELWVGEWPYAVKGEGRIKVEVYEVCEETFEEINKMEVESGYIPTKVKTKFGIAVLWEYPRRRGRKIESGDINDQ from the coding sequence ATGCCCCTAATAGCAGTTTATGGGAGCTTAAGAAGGAGAAAGTGCCTTCACGACCACTACATGAAGAGTGCAACCTTCTTAGGGAAGGACTGGATAGAGGGATTTGAACTGTGGGTCGGGGAATGGCCTTATGCAGTTAAAGGAGAAGGAAGGATAAAGGTTGAAGTCTATGAGGTTTGTGAAGAGACCTTTGAGGAAATAAACAAGATGGAAGTAGAAAGTGGTTACATTCCAACAAAAGTTAAAACGAAGTTTGGCATTGCAGTTCTATGGGAGTATCCCAGGAGAAGAGGGAGAAAAATTGAGAGCGGGGACATAAATGATCAATGA
- a CDS encoding 4-phosphopantoate--beta-alanine ligase, producing MVKIPKSHPRYWSLYYREKIIEGMEKGITAKAGLIAHGRGEAFDYLIGEKTIPPAEEAMKAAVAKLLLAEHPVISVNGNVAALVPKETVELAKALGAKLEVNLFYRTEERVKKIAEVLYEHGAEEVLGINPTKFIPGLESERAKVDERGIWKADVVVVPLEDGDRTEALVKMGKFVITVDLNPLSRSARMADITIVDNIIRAYPRMIELAKEMKSWDKERLQDVLKSYDNSKVLSDVLIHIRDRLTRLASEGVWRKERLD from the coding sequence GTGGTCAAAATACCGAAGAGCCATCCAAGATACTGGAGCCTTTACTATAGAGAGAAGATAATAGAAGGGATGGAGAAAGGAATAACGGCAAAGGCAGGCCTTATAGCTCATGGAAGAGGAGAGGCTTTTGACTACTTAATAGGAGAAAAAACGATTCCTCCGGCCGAAGAGGCCATGAAAGCGGCAGTTGCAAAGCTACTTCTGGCAGAACATCCCGTTATCTCAGTAAACGGGAACGTCGCAGCCTTGGTACCAAAGGAAACTGTTGAACTGGCAAAGGCCCTGGGAGCAAAACTTGAAGTAAATCTGTTTTATAGAACTGAGGAGAGAGTGAAGAAGATCGCAGAAGTTCTTTATGAGCACGGAGCTGAGGAAGTTCTCGGAATAAATCCAACTAAATTTATCCCAGGATTGGAGAGCGAAAGAGCAAAAGTCGATGAAAGAGGAATATGGAAAGCAGATGTCGTTGTTGTTCCCCTTGAGGATGGAGACAGGACTGAGGCTTTAGTTAAGATGGGAAAGTTCGTGATCACGGTAGATCTAAATCCACTCTCAAGGTCAGCTAGAATGGCGGACATAACCATTGTTGACAACATAATAAGGGCCTACCCCAGGATGATAGAACTTGCAAAGGAAATGAAATCCTGGGATAAAGAAAGGCTTCAAGACGTCCTCAAGAGTTACGACAACTCCAAGGTTCTAAGTGATGTCCTGATTCACATAAGGGACAGGCTAACGAGGCTCGCTAGCGAGGGGGTATGGAGGAAAGAAAGGTTAGACTAA
- a CDS encoding helix-turn-helix domain-containing protein, producing MFEKEKEALARRIAGEIVLSPDPGKTMRKWREIFGISQTELAEYLGVSSSVISDYEGGRRKSPGASTIRKFVEALIEIDEKRGGNVIKAFSRTLGGEIPTSAILDIREFNIPVTVKDIVDAVKGEIVANPDLMDKKIYGYTVVDSIQAILEMSAEEFLKLYGWTTERALVFTKVTTGRSPMIAVRVQGLKPAMVVLHGVKRLDELAVKIAEKERVPLVVSHAENEAELIAGLRKLVGSF from the coding sequence ATGTTCGAAAAGGAGAAAGAAGCCCTTGCTAGAAGGATAGCCGGCGAGATAGTTCTATCCCCAGACCCGGGTAAAACCATGAGAAAGTGGAGAGAAATATTTGGCATAAGTCAAACTGAGCTTGCTGAATACTTGGGTGTCTCCTCTTCTGTTATCAGCGATTATGAAGGTGGGAGAAGGAAGAGCCCGGGAGCTTCAACAATAAGGAAGTTCGTCGAGGCCTTGATTGAGATAGACGAGAAGAGAGGGGGGAACGTAATAAAGGCTTTCAGCAGGACCCTTGGGGGAGAAATTCCAACGAGCGCAATTCTTGACATAAGGGAGTTCAACATCCCAGTTACAGTAAAGGACATAGTTGACGCCGTTAAAGGCGAGATAGTGGCAAATCCTGATTTAATGGACAAGAAGATTTATGGCTACACCGTCGTTGACAGCATACAGGCCATACTTGAAATGTCCGCCGAGGAGTTCTTAAAGCTCTATGGCTGGACCACGGAGAGGGCCCTGGTTTTCACGAAGGTTACTACTGGAAGAAGCCCCATGATAGCTGTGAGAGTTCAGGGGCTTAAACCAGCCATGGTCGTTCTACATGGTGTAAAGAGGTTGGATGAACTCGCGGTAAAAATAGCGGAAAAGGAAAGGGTTCCTCTTGTTGTTTCTCATGCAGAAAATGAAGCGGAGCTCATAGCTGGTCTAAGAAAGCTTGTTGGAAGCTTTTAG
- the udg gene encoding type-4 uracil-DNA glycosylase: MKKLEEKIRNCRKCPLWQLRTNPVPGAGSYDAKVMLVGEAPGYWEDQQGLPFVGKAGKVLDELLASIGLSRGEVYITNIVKCRPPNNRDPTEEEIKACSPYLDAQIDIIKPKVIVTLGRFSTSYILKKFGFTVEGISKIHGKVFEARTLFGKVYIIPMYHPAVALYRPQLREELKEDFKKLRELLNSIKI, encoded by the coding sequence ATGAAGAAGCTTGAGGAGAAAATCCGGAACTGCAGGAAATGTCCGCTCTGGCAATTAAGGACTAATCCCGTTCCCGGCGCTGGGAGTTACGATGCTAAGGTAATGTTAGTCGGAGAAGCCCCAGGGTACTGGGAAGATCAGCAAGGTCTGCCCTTCGTTGGTAAAGCGGGAAAAGTTCTTGATGAGTTGCTTGCTTCCATAGGTCTTAGCAGAGGCGAAGTTTACATTACGAACATAGTTAAGTGCAGACCCCCAAACAACAGGGATCCAACCGAGGAGGAGATAAAGGCCTGCTCCCCCTACCTTGATGCGCAGATAGATATAATAAAGCCCAAAGTAATTGTTACTTTGGGCAGGTTTTCCACCTCATATATACTCAAGAAGTTTGGCTTCACTGTTGAAGGGATAAGTAAAATTCATGGCAAAGTGTTTGAGGCAAGAACGCTCTTTGGAAAGGTCTATATAATCCCAATGTACCATCCAGCAGTTGCTCTATATAGGCCTCAGCTTAGAGAAGAACTAAAGGAGGATTTCAAGAAGCTAAGAGAACTTTTGAACTCCATTAAGATTTAG
- a CDS encoding sugar phosphate isomerase/epimerase family protein has translation MKVGVSIYPHFIKEGRTLPSILAEIKIKNYDFVQIFPHALGLIKNGIVVENHLQEVEAALRGVGIEYIIRMPASINLRDSIYYSRHFKVAKAALDVAIKLGAKIVVMQSGKTGRLDLEIDAIKTLADTASKFGIQIALENTFSVKDTLYVIDNVDKDNVGFALDVAHAFLSAQGDENKLLEDVRLGIEKTILLLVHDNFGKMFPQVEPEDALAYGVGDLHLLPGEGKIPFGKVLKMFDDNIPILVKVKDPKVFHNMPPKEDLIQRLRR, from the coding sequence ATGAAGGTTGGAGTAAGCATATACCCCCACTTCATTAAGGAAGGAAGGACTTTGCCCTCGATTCTTGCTGAAATTAAGATCAAGAACTACGATTTTGTTCAGATATTCCCTCACGCTCTTGGTTTGATAAAGAATGGAATAGTCGTCGAAAATCACCTACAAGAAGTTGAGGCGGCACTTAGGGGAGTTGGAATTGAATACATAATTAGAATGCCTGCCTCAATAAACCTAAGGGATAGCATTTACTATAGTAGGCACTTCAAGGTTGCCAAGGCTGCATTGGACGTTGCCATTAAGTTGGGTGCCAAGATAGTGGTAATGCAGAGCGGAAAGACTGGAAGGCTTGATTTGGAGATAGATGCTATAAAGACCCTAGCTGATACTGCCTCAAAGTTTGGCATTCAGATAGCTCTTGAAAATACGTTCAGCGTTAAAGATACACTTTACGTTATAGACAACGTCGATAAGGACAACGTCGGTTTTGCCCTGGATGTGGCCCATGCATTCTTAAGCGCTCAAGGTGATGAGAATAAGTTGCTTGAAGATGTGAGGCTCGGCATCGAGAAGACCATTCTTCTGCTTGTTCATGATAACTTCGGGAAGATGTTTCCCCAGGTTGAACCAGAGGATGCCCTCGCGTATGGAGTCGGCGATCTTCACTTGCTTCCGGGAGAAGGCAAGATACCCTTCGGAAAGGTTCTCAAGATGTTCGATGATAACATTCCCATTCTCGTAAAGGTCAAGGATCCCAAGGTCTTCCACAACATGCCGCCTAAGGAGGATTTAATTCAGAGGCTCAGGAGGTGA
- a CDS encoding NAD(P)-dependent glycerol-1-phosphate dehydrogenase, with protein sequence MHLMEFPREVVLGNNLIPEVVNVAKRLKLESPVLVVYGPKTKEIAGKDVERELKSAFDVHSVTVGEADIENAEKVLAKIMDLGVKWAIAVGGGSIIDVTKLASYKSGIPFVSFPTTASHDGIASANASIKGLGSKTSVKARPPLAVIADIDVIKTAPRRYLAAGVGDVISNITAVRDWRLAHKIRGEYFSEYAAALSLMSAKMVMRDAEIIRLGEDEGVRKVVKALISSGVAMSIAGSSRPASGAEHLFSHALDMLLDKPALHGEQTGIGTIIMAYLHGINWKRIKETLKTVGAPTTAYELGIDPEIIVEALTIAHTIRPERYTILGRDGLTREAAERAAKITGVI encoded by the coding sequence ATGCACTTAATGGAGTTCCCCAGGGAGGTCGTTCTTGGCAATAATTTAATTCCGGAAGTAGTTAATGTAGCTAAAAGACTCAAACTTGAGTCCCCTGTTCTAGTTGTTTATGGTCCAAAAACAAAAGAGATCGCCGGAAAAGACGTTGAAAGGGAGTTAAAATCTGCCTTTGACGTTCATTCTGTCACAGTTGGAGAAGCAGATATAGAGAATGCTGAGAAAGTTCTCGCTAAAATCATGGACTTAGGGGTTAAATGGGCAATAGCAGTTGGTGGTGGAAGCATAATAGACGTAACGAAGCTTGCAAGCTACAAATCAGGTATTCCTTTTGTCAGCTTTCCCACGACAGCGTCGCACGATGGAATAGCAAGTGCAAATGCATCGATAAAGGGTCTCGGATCAAAAACATCGGTAAAGGCAAGACCCCCTCTCGCCGTGATCGCTGACATCGACGTGATAAAAACAGCTCCAAGAAGGTACCTCGCCGCAGGAGTTGGGGATGTTATAAGCAACATAACTGCAGTTAGAGACTGGAGGTTAGCCCACAAAATTAGAGGAGAGTACTTCAGCGAATACGCTGCCGCCTTAAGCTTAATGAGTGCGAAGATGGTTATGAGGGATGCAGAGATAATAAGGCTTGGAGAAGACGAGGGAGTTAGAAAGGTTGTTAAGGCCCTCATATCAAGCGGAGTGGCAATGAGCATAGCGGGCTCTTCAAGACCAGCAAGTGGAGCAGAACATCTTTTCAGTCACGCTCTCGACATGCTTCTCGACAAGCCCGCTCTCCACGGTGAGCAGACAGGGATAGGAACTATAATAATGGCATACCTGCACGGAATAAACTGGAAGAGAATAAAAGAGACCCTAAAAACTGTTGGAGCACCAACCACGGCATATGAACTCGGAATAGATCCAGAGATAATAGTGGAGGCCCTAACAATAGCCCACACGATAAGGCCAGAGAGATACACAATCCTAGGTAGGGATGGCCTCACTAGAGAAGCCGCCGAAAGGGCTGCTAAAATCACGGGTGTAATTTGA
- a CDS encoding UPF0179 family protein produces the protein MVITLVGEKLAKPGLEFVYYGPGEPCKTCKLARVCIGNLEPGRRYKIVRVRNIEHPCPLHEGKVRVVEVVEPAIDVLIDPRYAIAGSKIKLTFVECEEPDKTELVRPEGLFEGDMVKILEILGDIECNGKKYKLVRVMREKE, from the coding sequence ATGGTCATCACATTAGTTGGTGAAAAGCTAGCCAAACCCGGGCTCGAATTCGTGTATTATGGACCGGGGGAACCGTGCAAGACATGCAAGCTTGCAAGGGTCTGCATAGGAAACTTAGAGCCTGGAAGGAGGTACAAGATAGTTAGGGTGAGAAACATTGAACACCCCTGCCCGCTCCATGAGGGGAAAGTCAGGGTTGTTGAAGTCGTTGAGCCAGCAATAGACGTTCTCATAGACCCAAGGTACGCAATAGCCGGCAGTAAGATAAAGCTTACCTTTGTAGAATGCGAGGAGCCTGACAAAACCGAGCTAGTAAGGCCAGAGGGCCTATTTGAGGGAGACATGGTCAAAATTCTAGAGATCCTTGGAGATATTGAGTGCAATGGAAAGAAGTATAAATTGGTAAGGGTGATGAGAGAGAAAGAGTAA
- a CDS encoding arginine--tRNA ligase, protein MLDRIKLEAENSLREVIREMAPDWEGKIEFADTPNPEMGDFGTAVAFQLARVLRKSPMVIAEELAKRLKTRQLEGIKDVKAVNGYVNFFIDYAEFAKLLISEILGKATDYGRSEVGKGKKVIVEHTSVNPTKPLHMGHARNAILGDTMARILRFLGYEVEVQNYIDDLGVQFAQVYWGYLNLKDKFEEIYSQLKEKNLKDNPIDHALGLLYVEVNRLIEENPEVDKEIRELMRKLEEGDPEGRRLAEEVVRAQMETTYRLKINYDLLVWESDIVARRLFEIALRLLEKNENFYVPQEGKYKGAFVMDLSKLFPDMKNPYLVLRRSDGTATYTGKDIAYHLWKFGKVDVDLLYKRWDFHTWTTAPDGDPMPGRFGNADVVINVIGAEQRHPQLAVKYALQLLGYEDAANNFYHLAYEHVESPEGKFSGRKGTWVGFTVDEVLNEAIRRARELIEEKSPGLSEEEKDEIAQKVGIGAVRYNLIKYSPDKKIVFRWEDVLNFEGESAPYIQYAHARCASILRKAEETGITTDWKLLLGFANFEKLTERERELLMLLAKFPEIVEQSGRDVKPHLIAWYANELASLFNKFYMDHPVIKAEKGVREARLLLVMAVKQVLWNALWLMGIDAPEKM, encoded by the coding sequence ATGTTGGACAGGATTAAGCTTGAGGCGGAGAATTCTCTTAGGGAAGTTATTAGAGAGATGGCACCCGATTGGGAAGGTAAAATAGAGTTTGCCGATACGCCGAATCCTGAGATGGGAGATTTTGGGACTGCCGTAGCGTTTCAGTTGGCAAGAGTTTTAAGAAAGTCCCCCATGGTCATAGCGGAAGAGCTAGCAAAGAGGCTTAAGACAAGGCAGTTAGAGGGGATAAAGGACGTTAAAGCTGTAAATGGTTATGTTAACTTTTTCATAGACTATGCGGAGTTCGCAAAGTTGCTGATAAGTGAGATACTTGGCAAAGCGACGGACTATGGAAGGAGCGAAGTTGGTAAGGGCAAGAAGGTTATAGTTGAGCACACGTCCGTAAACCCGACAAAGCCTCTCCATATGGGGCACGCAAGGAACGCCATCCTTGGAGACACCATGGCCAGAATCTTGAGATTCCTGGGCTACGAGGTTGAGGTGCAGAACTACATAGATGACCTAGGCGTTCAGTTTGCCCAAGTTTACTGGGGCTACCTGAACTTAAAGGATAAATTTGAGGAAATATACAGTCAGCTTAAGGAGAAGAACCTCAAGGATAATCCGATAGATCATGCTTTGGGGCTCTTGTACGTTGAAGTTAACAGGTTAATTGAGGAAAACCCTGAGGTTGACAAAGAGATAAGGGAGCTCATGAGGAAGCTCGAGGAGGGGGATCCTGAGGGCAGGAGATTAGCTGAGGAAGTTGTGAGGGCTCAAATGGAAACTACGTACAGATTAAAGATTAACTATGATCTACTGGTCTGGGAAAGCGATATAGTTGCTAGGAGGCTTTTTGAGATAGCCCTTAGGCTTTTAGAAAAGAATGAGAACTTCTACGTCCCCCAGGAAGGCAAGTATAAGGGAGCCTTCGTTATGGATCTCAGTAAGCTGTTCCCCGATATGAAGAATCCCTACTTGGTCTTGAGGAGGAGCGATGGAACGGCAACTTACACAGGGAAGGATATAGCGTATCACCTGTGGAAGTTCGGCAAGGTTGATGTTGATCTTCTGTACAAAAGGTGGGACTTCCACACTTGGACAACCGCTCCAGATGGGGATCCAATGCCGGGAAGGTTTGGGAATGCGGATGTTGTAATAAACGTCATTGGGGCAGAGCAGAGGCATCCACAGCTTGCCGTTAAGTATGCCTTGCAACTCCTAGGTTATGAAGATGCAGCAAACAATTTCTATCACTTAGCCTATGAGCACGTGGAGAGTCCTGAAGGGAAGTTCTCTGGAAGGAAGGGAACATGGGTTGGATTTACAGTTGATGAAGTACTAAACGAGGCTATAAGGAGGGCTAGGGAGCTAATAGAGGAGAAGAGCCCAGGGCTCTCTGAAGAGGAGAAGGATGAGATAGCTCAAAAGGTCGGAATAGGAGCAGTTAGATACAACCTCATTAAGTACAGTCCCGACAAGAAGATCGTATTCAGGTGGGAAGATGTCTTGAACTTCGAGGGAGAGAGTGCCCCATACATTCAGTACGCTCATGCCAGGTGCGCTTCAATCCTCAGGAAGGCTGAAGAAACTGGGATAACAACGGACTGGAAGTTGCTCTTAGGCTTTGCCAACTTTGAAAAGTTGACTGAGAGGGAGAGAGAACTCTTGATGCTCCTAGCAAAGTTCCCGGAGATAGTTGAGCAGTCCGGAAGGGATGTAAAGCCCCACCTAATAGCCTGGTATGCCAATGAGTTAGCTTCTCTGTTTAACAAATTCTACATGGATCACCCAGTTATAAAGGCAGAAAAAGGAGTTAGGGAAGCAAGGCTACTGCTAGTCATGGCGGTAAAACAGGTTCTCTGGAACGCGCTTTGGCTCATGGGCATTGATGCTCCCGAAAAGATGTGA